A genomic segment from Bradyrhizobium sp. CB1015 encodes:
- a CDS encoding fibronectin type III domain-containing protein, whose amino-acid sequence MVAKQGDTGLNSCSANKEPYIDQCGYDQAGIILQHIYGRLNPPNRGQLAGVVKSFDQSLYTRPQAPAALSLSDTGYLFVPQDCEQGALCRVHVALHGCRQNAREIGLKFVNDTGYNAWADTNRLIILYPQTRTSLYRPTNPQACWDWWGYVNHTSSYVTKSGAQIQAVKAMLDALAADGATPVSATRQLTSAPQGLTVIDASDTSVDLVWSPLPGATTYRVLRAGPDDTFQRIGRVAGASFGDSDLRPQTTYRWRVSAVLNGAEGPASEEVSATTRSTPPRCNHPGSCPVTK is encoded by the coding sequence GTGGTGGCCAAGCAGGGCGACACCGGACTGAATAGCTGCAGTGCTAACAAGGAACCATATATTGACCAATGCGGCTACGATCAGGCCGGAATCATCCTGCAGCATATTTATGGCCGCCTCAATCCACCTAATCGCGGGCAGCTCGCGGGCGTCGTGAAGAGCTTCGATCAGTCACTCTATACCAGGCCGCAGGCGCCCGCCGCGTTGAGCCTGAGCGATACCGGCTATCTCTTCGTGCCTCAGGACTGCGAGCAAGGTGCTCTCTGCCGTGTCCACGTGGCGCTGCACGGATGCCGCCAGAATGCCCGCGAGATCGGGCTCAAGTTCGTCAATGATACCGGCTATAATGCCTGGGCGGATACGAACCGTTTGATCATTCTCTATCCACAGACCAGGACCAGCTTATATCGGCCCACCAATCCGCAGGCCTGCTGGGACTGGTGGGGCTACGTCAATCACACGAGCAGCTACGTGACGAAGTCTGGGGCGCAGATCCAAGCGGTTAAGGCTATGCTCGACGCGCTCGCGGCCGATGGCGCGACGCCCGTCAGCGCGACGCGGCAATTGACATCAGCACCTCAGGGGCTCACGGTGATCGATGCTTCGGATACTAGCGTTGATCTGGTCTGGTCGCCGCTGCCAGGAGCAACGACATACCGCGTGCTGCGTGCAGGCCCTGATGACACATTTCAGAGGATCGGCAGGGTTGCAGGAGCCAGCTTCGGCGATTCCGATCTTAGGCCGCAAACAACATATCGCTGGCGCGTCTCGGCCGTTCTCAATGGAGCAGAAGGACCTGCGTCCGAGGAGGTTAGCGCGACCACGCGATCGACGCCTCCACGCTGCAACCATCCGGGGTCTTGTCCGGTGACCAAATAG